Proteins encoded within one genomic window of Anastrepha ludens isolate Willacy chromosome 4, idAnaLude1.1, whole genome shotgun sequence:
- the LOC128861288 gene encoding 2-oxoglutarate dehydrogenase-like, mitochondrial isoform X1 yields the protein MHRAHTAFNLVLSPIAQKNFATWLVKDGSPKMWKNSTVLAAIRAYSSAPAEQFASGTSATYVEEMYNSWLRDPTSVHTSWDAYFRSNSYNAPPDFQPIQRNLVPLSSGVSGLSSSGAIDSKTIEDHLAVQAIIRSYQSRGHLAADLDPIGILRKDIAVSKDGQTRRANEAVLRQHSSFFVGEQDMDRPFKLPSTTFIGGDETTLPLREILNRLENVYCNKVGVEYMFINSLEQCNWIRKRFETPGVTNFSPEQKRLILARLTRATGFEAFLAKKYSSEKRFGLEGGEMLIPAMKEVIDVSTELGVESVIMGMPHRGRLNVLANVCRKPLPQIFTQFAGLEAEDDGSGDVKYHLGTYIERLNRVTNKNIRLAVVANPSHLEASCPVVQGKTRAEQFYRGDQEGKKVMSILLHGDAAFSGQGVVYETMHLSDLPDYTTHGTIHVVVNNQIGFTTDPRFSRSSPYCTDVARVVNAPIFHVNADDPEAVVHVSRVAAEWRATFHKDVVIDLVSYRRNGHNEVDEPMFTQPLMYQKIRKHKTCLELYANKLIAEGTVTPEEVKTVADKYDKICEESLELAKQETHIKYKDWLDSPWSGFFEGKDPLKVSPTGVKEETLVHIGNRFSLPPPNAAEFVIHKGLLRVLAARKAMVDEGIADWALAEAMAFGSLLKEGIHVRLSGQDVERGTFSHRHHVLHHQLVDKAVYNPLQHLYPDQAPYSVSNSSLSEFAVLGFEHGYSMTNPNALVLWEAQFGDFCNTAQCIIDQFIASGQAKWVRQSGLVCLLPHGMEGMGPEHSSGRLERFLNLCADDPDYFPPESEEFAIRQLHDINMIVANCSTPANYFHILRRQIALPFRKPLIIMTPKSLLRHPLARSPFREMAECSEFRRIIPDEGPAAENANNVKKVLFCTGRVFYDLLKAREDKKLEKDIAIVRVEQISPFPFDLVKEQSNVYKNADLFWVQEEHKNQGAWTYVQPRFLTALNHDKDIGSSTQTTRQTSADSASDSDSKSKPWLSRMFANEKADGAAGDQKPVDYFDMREVRDMQGNFNKPAGIQDISPKYNFGRKISYIGRPCSASAATGSKVQHTRELNALLNDATTV from the exons ATGCATAGAGCACATACGGCTTTTAATTTGGTGCTATCACCCATTGCACAAAAAAACTTTGCCACGTGGTTGGTTAAGGATGGCAGTCCAAAG ATGTGGAAAAATTCCACAGTTTTGGCTGCCATCCGTGCATATAGTTCGGCGCCAGCTGAGCAATTCGCCTCAGGTACGTCCGCTACGTATGTCGAAGAAATGTACAACTCATGGCTACGCGATCCAACTTCAGTGCACACG TCGTGGGATGCGTATTTCCGTAGCAATTCGTATAATGCCCCACCGGATTTCCAACCTATTCAGAGAAACTTGGTTCCACTTTCCAGTGGCGTTAGTGGGCTCTCCTCTAGTGGAGCCATTGATTCGAAGACAATCGAGGACCACTTGGCAGTACAAGCTATCATAAGGAGTTATCAG TCTCGTGGTCATTTGGCAGCTGATCTGGATCCAATCGGCATCTTGAGAAAGGATATTGCTGTCAGCAAAGATGGTCAGACCCGACGAGCTAACGAAGCTGTGCTGCGGCAGCACTCCTCCTTTTTCGTTG GAGAACAAGATATGGATCGGCCTTTTAAACTTCCCAGTACTACATTCATCGGTGGAGATGAAACTACTTTACCTTTGCG tgagaTCCTTAACCGCCTGGAAAATGTATACTGTAATAAAGTGGGTGTGGAGTATATGTTCATCAATTCGTTGGAGCAGTGCAATTGGATTAGAAAACGCTTTGAGACACCTGGAGTTACGAATTTTTCACCAGAACAAAAGCGGCTTATTTTAGCACGTTTGACCCGAGCAACAGG GTTTGAAGCCTTTTTGGCCAAGAAATATTCGTCTGAAAAGCGTTTCGGTCTAGAGGGTGGTGAGATGCTCATACCAGCCATGAAAGAGGTTATTGATGTTTCAACTGAGTTGGGCGTCGAATCGGTTATAATGGGAATGCCACATCGAGGTCGCCTCAATGTCTTAGCCAATGTTTGTCGTAAACCTTTACCCCAAATATTCACACAATTCGCTGGTTTGGAAGCAGAAGACGAC GGGTCCGGTGATGTGAAATATCATTTAGGAACCTACATTGAACGCTTGAATCGTgtcacaaacaaaaatattagattagCCGTTGTTGCCAATCCTTCCCATTTGGAAGCATCCTGCCCTGTAGTGCAGGGTAAAACTCGCGCTGAACAATTTTATCGCGGTGATCAAGAAGGCAAAAAGGTGATGTCTATATTATTGCATGGAGATGCTGCATTCAGTGGTCAAGGTGTTGTATACGAAACGATGCACTTGTCAGATCTGCCCGACTACACCACGCATGGCACCATTCACGTTGTCGTGAATAACCAAATTGGCTTCACCACAGATCCGCGTTTCTCACGCTCCTCGCCCTACTGCACGGATGTGGCACGTGTTGTTAACGCTCCAATTTTCCATGTGAATGCAGACGACCCAGAAGCTGTTGTGCATGTTAGTAGAGTAGCCGCTGAATGGCGTGCTACCTTCCACAAGGACGTCGTTATCGATTTGGTCAGCTACCGGCGCAATGGCCACAACGAGGTGGATGAGCCTATGTTCACACAACCGCTCATGTATCAAAAGATTAGAAAGCACAAAACTTGCTTGGAATTGTACGCGAACAAACTCATCGCAGAAGGCACTGTCACACCTGAAGAAGTGAAGACTGTGGCAGACAAGTACGATAAAATCTGCGAGGAGTCTTTGGAATTAGCTAAGCAGGAAACACATATTAAG TACAAGGATTGGCTTGATTCTCCCTGGTCTGGGTTCTTCGAAGGCAAAGATCCTCTGAAAGTATCACCAACAGGCGTGAAAGAGGAAACCCTTGTACACATTGGCAACCGATTCTCATTACCTCCTCCAAATGCCGCTGAATTCGTCATTCACAA gGGTTTGCTACGTGTGTTGGCTGCTCGCAAGGCAATGGTTGACGAGGGGATTGCTGACTGGGCCTTAGCAGAGGCAATGGCTTTTGGATCGCTGCTTAAAGAGGGTATTCATGTGAGGTTGTCTGGTCAGGATGTTGAGCGTGGCACCTTCTCACACAGGCATCATGTATTACATCACCAGTTGGTGGACAAAGCAGTCTATAATCCTTTGCAACACCTGTATCCCGATCAAGCACCTTATTCAGTTTCGAATAGTTCCCTTTCGGAGTTTGCTGTTTTGGGTTTCGAACACGGATATTCTATGACTAACCCCAATGCTTTGGTGTTGTGGGAAGCTCAGTTCGGTGATTTCTGTAACACTGCTCAATGTATTATCGATCAGTTTATCGCGAGCGGTCAAGCCAAATGGGTTCGCCAATCTGGATTGGTCTGTCTTTTGCCTCATGGTATGGAAGGTATGGGCCCAGAGCACTCATCGGGTCGTCTAGAACGCTTTCTGAACCTATGCGCTGATGATCCCGACTATTTCCCTCCCGAGTCTGAAGAATTTGCCATTCGACAATTGCATGACATTAATATGATCGTAGCCAACTGTTCAACTCCAGCTAATTATTTCCACATTTTGCGTCGCCAGATCGCCTTGCCTTTCCGCAAGCCTTTGATTATAATGACTCCCAAGTCTCTGTTGCGTCATCCATTAGCAAGAAGTCCATTCAGGGAAATGGCCGAATGTAGTGAATTCAGACGCATAATTCCTGACGAAGGCCCTGCTGCTGAAAACGCaaataatgtgaaaaaagtGCTCTTCTGTACTGGACGTGTTTTCTACGACCTGCTAAAGGCACGCGAGgataagaaattagaaaaagacATCGCCATCGTGCGTGTGGAACAG ATTTCTCCCTTCCCATTCGACTTAGTCAAAGAACAAAGCAACGTATATAAGAATGCCGACTTGTTCTGGGTACAGGAAGAGCACAAGAACCAGGGTGCCTGGACGTATGTGCAACCTCGTTTCTTGACCGCACTAAACCACGATAAAGATATTGG CTCCTCTACCCAGACCACAAGACAAACTAGTGCCGACTCTGCTTCCGATTCCGATTCGAAATCGAAACCGTGGTTGAGTCGCATGTTCGCCAATGAAAAGGCCGACGGCGCCGCAGGCGATCAGAAACCAGTCGACTATTTCGATATGCGCGAAGTTCGTGATATGCAAGGCAATTTCAATAAGCCCGCTGGCATCCAGGACATTTCGCCAAAATACAACTTTGGACGTAAAATTAG cTATATTGGAAGGCCATGCAGCGCTTCTGCTGCCACCGGCTCCAAGGTGCAGCACACCCGTGAGCTTAACGCACTGCTCAACGATGCTACGACGGTCTAA
- the LOC128861288 gene encoding 2-oxoglutarate dehydrogenase complex component E1 isoform X3, with product MHRAHTAFNLVLSPIAQKNFATWLVKDGSPKMWKNSTVLAAIRAYSSAPAEQFASGTSATYVEEMYNSWLRDPTSVHTSWDAYFRSNSYNAPPDFQPIQRNLVPLSSGVSGLSSSGAIDSKTIEDHLAVQAIIRSYQSRGHLAADLDPIGILRKDIAVSKDGQTRRANEAVLRQHSSFFVGEQDMDRPFKLPSTTFIGGDETTLPLREILNRLENVYCNKVGVEYMFINSLEQCNWIRKRFETPGVTNFSPEQKRLILARLTRATGFEAFLAKKYSSEKRFGLEGGEMLIPAMKEVIDVSTELGVESVIMGMPHRGRLNVLANVCRKPLPQIFTQFAGLEAEDDGSGDVKYHLGTYIERLNRVTNKNIRLAVVANPSHLEASCPVVQGKTRAEQFYRGDQEGKKVMSILLHGDAAFSGQGVVYETMHLSDLPDYTTHGTIHVVVNNQIGFTTDPRFSRSSPYCTDVARVVNAPIFHVNADDPEAVVHVSRVAAEWRATFHKDVVIDLVSYRRNGHNEVDEPMFTQPLMYQKIRKHKTCLELYANKLIAEGTVTPEEVKTVADKYDKICEESLELAKQETHIKYKDWLDSPWSGFFEGKDPLKVSPTGVKEETLVHIGNRFSLPPPNAAEFVIHKGLLRVLAARKAMVDEGIADWALAEAMAFGSLLKEGIHVRLSGQDVERGTFSHRHHVLHHQLVDKAVYNPLQHLYPDQAPYSVSNSSLSEFAVLGFEHGYSMTNPNALVLWEAQFGDFCNTAQCIIDQFIASGQAKWVRQSGLVCLLPHGMEGMGPEHSSGRLERFLNLCADDPDYFPPESEEFAIRQLHDINMIVANCSTPANYFHILRRQIALPFRKPLIIMTPKSLLRHPLARSPFREMAECSEFRRIIPDEGPAAENANNVKKVLFCTGRVFYDLLKAREDKKLEKDIAIVRVEQISPFPFDLVKEQSNVYKNADLFWVQEEHKNQGAWTYVQPRFLTALNHDKDIGYIGRPCSASAATGSKVQHTRELNALLNDATTV from the exons ATGCATAGAGCACATACGGCTTTTAATTTGGTGCTATCACCCATTGCACAAAAAAACTTTGCCACGTGGTTGGTTAAGGATGGCAGTCCAAAG ATGTGGAAAAATTCCACAGTTTTGGCTGCCATCCGTGCATATAGTTCGGCGCCAGCTGAGCAATTCGCCTCAGGTACGTCCGCTACGTATGTCGAAGAAATGTACAACTCATGGCTACGCGATCCAACTTCAGTGCACACG TCGTGGGATGCGTATTTCCGTAGCAATTCGTATAATGCCCCACCGGATTTCCAACCTATTCAGAGAAACTTGGTTCCACTTTCCAGTGGCGTTAGTGGGCTCTCCTCTAGTGGAGCCATTGATTCGAAGACAATCGAGGACCACTTGGCAGTACAAGCTATCATAAGGAGTTATCAG TCTCGTGGTCATTTGGCAGCTGATCTGGATCCAATCGGCATCTTGAGAAAGGATATTGCTGTCAGCAAAGATGGTCAGACCCGACGAGCTAACGAAGCTGTGCTGCGGCAGCACTCCTCCTTTTTCGTTG GAGAACAAGATATGGATCGGCCTTTTAAACTTCCCAGTACTACATTCATCGGTGGAGATGAAACTACTTTACCTTTGCG tgagaTCCTTAACCGCCTGGAAAATGTATACTGTAATAAAGTGGGTGTGGAGTATATGTTCATCAATTCGTTGGAGCAGTGCAATTGGATTAGAAAACGCTTTGAGACACCTGGAGTTACGAATTTTTCACCAGAACAAAAGCGGCTTATTTTAGCACGTTTGACCCGAGCAACAGG GTTTGAAGCCTTTTTGGCCAAGAAATATTCGTCTGAAAAGCGTTTCGGTCTAGAGGGTGGTGAGATGCTCATACCAGCCATGAAAGAGGTTATTGATGTTTCAACTGAGTTGGGCGTCGAATCGGTTATAATGGGAATGCCACATCGAGGTCGCCTCAATGTCTTAGCCAATGTTTGTCGTAAACCTTTACCCCAAATATTCACACAATTCGCTGGTTTGGAAGCAGAAGACGAC GGGTCCGGTGATGTGAAATATCATTTAGGAACCTACATTGAACGCTTGAATCGTgtcacaaacaaaaatattagattagCCGTTGTTGCCAATCCTTCCCATTTGGAAGCATCCTGCCCTGTAGTGCAGGGTAAAACTCGCGCTGAACAATTTTATCGCGGTGATCAAGAAGGCAAAAAGGTGATGTCTATATTATTGCATGGAGATGCTGCATTCAGTGGTCAAGGTGTTGTATACGAAACGATGCACTTGTCAGATCTGCCCGACTACACCACGCATGGCACCATTCACGTTGTCGTGAATAACCAAATTGGCTTCACCACAGATCCGCGTTTCTCACGCTCCTCGCCCTACTGCACGGATGTGGCACGTGTTGTTAACGCTCCAATTTTCCATGTGAATGCAGACGACCCAGAAGCTGTTGTGCATGTTAGTAGAGTAGCCGCTGAATGGCGTGCTACCTTCCACAAGGACGTCGTTATCGATTTGGTCAGCTACCGGCGCAATGGCCACAACGAGGTGGATGAGCCTATGTTCACACAACCGCTCATGTATCAAAAGATTAGAAAGCACAAAACTTGCTTGGAATTGTACGCGAACAAACTCATCGCAGAAGGCACTGTCACACCTGAAGAAGTGAAGACTGTGGCAGACAAGTACGATAAAATCTGCGAGGAGTCTTTGGAATTAGCTAAGCAGGAAACACATATTAAG TACAAGGATTGGCTTGATTCTCCCTGGTCTGGGTTCTTCGAAGGCAAAGATCCTCTGAAAGTATCACCAACAGGCGTGAAAGAGGAAACCCTTGTACACATTGGCAACCGATTCTCATTACCTCCTCCAAATGCCGCTGAATTCGTCATTCACAA gGGTTTGCTACGTGTGTTGGCTGCTCGCAAGGCAATGGTTGACGAGGGGATTGCTGACTGGGCCTTAGCAGAGGCAATGGCTTTTGGATCGCTGCTTAAAGAGGGTATTCATGTGAGGTTGTCTGGTCAGGATGTTGAGCGTGGCACCTTCTCACACAGGCATCATGTATTACATCACCAGTTGGTGGACAAAGCAGTCTATAATCCTTTGCAACACCTGTATCCCGATCAAGCACCTTATTCAGTTTCGAATAGTTCCCTTTCGGAGTTTGCTGTTTTGGGTTTCGAACACGGATATTCTATGACTAACCCCAATGCTTTGGTGTTGTGGGAAGCTCAGTTCGGTGATTTCTGTAACACTGCTCAATGTATTATCGATCAGTTTATCGCGAGCGGTCAAGCCAAATGGGTTCGCCAATCTGGATTGGTCTGTCTTTTGCCTCATGGTATGGAAGGTATGGGCCCAGAGCACTCATCGGGTCGTCTAGAACGCTTTCTGAACCTATGCGCTGATGATCCCGACTATTTCCCTCCCGAGTCTGAAGAATTTGCCATTCGACAATTGCATGACATTAATATGATCGTAGCCAACTGTTCAACTCCAGCTAATTATTTCCACATTTTGCGTCGCCAGATCGCCTTGCCTTTCCGCAAGCCTTTGATTATAATGACTCCCAAGTCTCTGTTGCGTCATCCATTAGCAAGAAGTCCATTCAGGGAAATGGCCGAATGTAGTGAATTCAGACGCATAATTCCTGACGAAGGCCCTGCTGCTGAAAACGCaaataatgtgaaaaaagtGCTCTTCTGTACTGGACGTGTTTTCTACGACCTGCTAAAGGCACGCGAGgataagaaattagaaaaagacATCGCCATCGTGCGTGTGGAACAG ATTTCTCCCTTCCCATTCGACTTAGTCAAAGAACAAAGCAACGTATATAAGAATGCCGACTTGTTCTGGGTACAGGAAGAGCACAAGAACCAGGGTGCCTGGACGTATGTGCAACCTCGTTTCTTGACCGCACTAAACCACGATAAAGATATTGG cTATATTGGAAGGCCATGCAGCGCTTCTGCTGCCACCGGCTCCAAGGTGCAGCACACCCGTGAGCTTAACGCACTGCTCAACGATGCTACGACGGTCTAA
- the LOC128861288 gene encoding 2-oxoglutarate dehydrogenase-like, mitochondrial isoform X2 has translation MHRAHTAFNLVLSPIAQKNFATWLVKDGSPKMWKNSTVLAAIRAYSSAPAEQFASGTSATYVEEMYNSWLRDPTSVHTSWDAYFRSNSYNAPPDFQPIQRNLVPLSSGVSGLSSSGAIDSKTIEDHLAVQAIIRSYQIRGHNIAHLDPLEINVAELPDNCTTKAIYANFSFGEQDMDRPFKLPSTTFIGGDETTLPLREILNRLENVYCNKVGVEYMFINSLEQCNWIRKRFETPGVTNFSPEQKRLILARLTRATGFEAFLAKKYSSEKRFGLEGGEMLIPAMKEVIDVSTELGVESVIMGMPHRGRLNVLANVCRKPLPQIFTQFAGLEAEDDGSGDVKYHLGTYIERLNRVTNKNIRLAVVANPSHLEASCPVVQGKTRAEQFYRGDQEGKKVMSILLHGDAAFSGQGVVYETMHLSDLPDYTTHGTIHVVVNNQIGFTTDPRFSRSSPYCTDVARVVNAPIFHVNADDPEAVVHVSRVAAEWRATFHKDVVIDLVSYRRNGHNEVDEPMFTQPLMYQKIRKHKTCLELYANKLIAEGTVTPEEVKTVADKYDKICEESLELAKQETHIKYKDWLDSPWSGFFEGKDPLKVSPTGVKEETLVHIGNRFSLPPPNAAEFVIHKGLLRVLAARKAMVDEGIADWALAEAMAFGSLLKEGIHVRLSGQDVERGTFSHRHHVLHHQLVDKAVYNPLQHLYPDQAPYSVSNSSLSEFAVLGFEHGYSMTNPNALVLWEAQFGDFCNTAQCIIDQFIASGQAKWVRQSGLVCLLPHGMEGMGPEHSSGRLERFLNLCADDPDYFPPESEEFAIRQLHDINMIVANCSTPANYFHILRRQIALPFRKPLIIMTPKSLLRHPLARSPFREMAECSEFRRIIPDEGPAAENANNVKKVLFCTGRVFYDLLKAREDKKLEKDIAIVRVEQISPFPFDLVKEQSNVYKNADLFWVQEEHKNQGAWTYVQPRFLTALNHDKDIGSSTQTTRQTSADSASDSDSKSKPWLSRMFANEKADGAAGDQKPVDYFDMREVRDMQGNFNKPAGIQDISPKYNFGRKISYIGRPCSASAATGSKVQHTRELNALLNDATTV, from the exons ATGCATAGAGCACATACGGCTTTTAATTTGGTGCTATCACCCATTGCACAAAAAAACTTTGCCACGTGGTTGGTTAAGGATGGCAGTCCAAAG ATGTGGAAAAATTCCACAGTTTTGGCTGCCATCCGTGCATATAGTTCGGCGCCAGCTGAGCAATTCGCCTCAGGTACGTCCGCTACGTATGTCGAAGAAATGTACAACTCATGGCTACGCGATCCAACTTCAGTGCACACG TCGTGGGATGCGTATTTCCGTAGCAATTCGTATAATGCCCCACCGGATTTCCAACCTATTCAGAGAAACTTGGTTCCACTTTCCAGTGGCGTTAGTGGGCTCTCCTCTAGTGGAGCCATTGATTCGAAGACAATCGAGGACCACTTGGCAGTACAAGCTATCATAAGGAGTTATCAG ATTCGAGGACATAACATTGCACACCTCGACCCTCTTGAAATTAATGTCGCAGAATTGCCCGACAACTGCACGACGAAAGCCATTTACGCTAATTTCAGTTTTG GAGAACAAGATATGGATCGGCCTTTTAAACTTCCCAGTACTACATTCATCGGTGGAGATGAAACTACTTTACCTTTGCG tgagaTCCTTAACCGCCTGGAAAATGTATACTGTAATAAAGTGGGTGTGGAGTATATGTTCATCAATTCGTTGGAGCAGTGCAATTGGATTAGAAAACGCTTTGAGACACCTGGAGTTACGAATTTTTCACCAGAACAAAAGCGGCTTATTTTAGCACGTTTGACCCGAGCAACAGG GTTTGAAGCCTTTTTGGCCAAGAAATATTCGTCTGAAAAGCGTTTCGGTCTAGAGGGTGGTGAGATGCTCATACCAGCCATGAAAGAGGTTATTGATGTTTCAACTGAGTTGGGCGTCGAATCGGTTATAATGGGAATGCCACATCGAGGTCGCCTCAATGTCTTAGCCAATGTTTGTCGTAAACCTTTACCCCAAATATTCACACAATTCGCTGGTTTGGAAGCAGAAGACGAC GGGTCCGGTGATGTGAAATATCATTTAGGAACCTACATTGAACGCTTGAATCGTgtcacaaacaaaaatattagattagCCGTTGTTGCCAATCCTTCCCATTTGGAAGCATCCTGCCCTGTAGTGCAGGGTAAAACTCGCGCTGAACAATTTTATCGCGGTGATCAAGAAGGCAAAAAGGTGATGTCTATATTATTGCATGGAGATGCTGCATTCAGTGGTCAAGGTGTTGTATACGAAACGATGCACTTGTCAGATCTGCCCGACTACACCACGCATGGCACCATTCACGTTGTCGTGAATAACCAAATTGGCTTCACCACAGATCCGCGTTTCTCACGCTCCTCGCCCTACTGCACGGATGTGGCACGTGTTGTTAACGCTCCAATTTTCCATGTGAATGCAGACGACCCAGAAGCTGTTGTGCATGTTAGTAGAGTAGCCGCTGAATGGCGTGCTACCTTCCACAAGGACGTCGTTATCGATTTGGTCAGCTACCGGCGCAATGGCCACAACGAGGTGGATGAGCCTATGTTCACACAACCGCTCATGTATCAAAAGATTAGAAAGCACAAAACTTGCTTGGAATTGTACGCGAACAAACTCATCGCAGAAGGCACTGTCACACCTGAAGAAGTGAAGACTGTGGCAGACAAGTACGATAAAATCTGCGAGGAGTCTTTGGAATTAGCTAAGCAGGAAACACATATTAAG TACAAGGATTGGCTTGATTCTCCCTGGTCTGGGTTCTTCGAAGGCAAAGATCCTCTGAAAGTATCACCAACAGGCGTGAAAGAGGAAACCCTTGTACACATTGGCAACCGATTCTCATTACCTCCTCCAAATGCCGCTGAATTCGTCATTCACAA gGGTTTGCTACGTGTGTTGGCTGCTCGCAAGGCAATGGTTGACGAGGGGATTGCTGACTGGGCCTTAGCAGAGGCAATGGCTTTTGGATCGCTGCTTAAAGAGGGTATTCATGTGAGGTTGTCTGGTCAGGATGTTGAGCGTGGCACCTTCTCACACAGGCATCATGTATTACATCACCAGTTGGTGGACAAAGCAGTCTATAATCCTTTGCAACACCTGTATCCCGATCAAGCACCTTATTCAGTTTCGAATAGTTCCCTTTCGGAGTTTGCTGTTTTGGGTTTCGAACACGGATATTCTATGACTAACCCCAATGCTTTGGTGTTGTGGGAAGCTCAGTTCGGTGATTTCTGTAACACTGCTCAATGTATTATCGATCAGTTTATCGCGAGCGGTCAAGCCAAATGGGTTCGCCAATCTGGATTGGTCTGTCTTTTGCCTCATGGTATGGAAGGTATGGGCCCAGAGCACTCATCGGGTCGTCTAGAACGCTTTCTGAACCTATGCGCTGATGATCCCGACTATTTCCCTCCCGAGTCTGAAGAATTTGCCATTCGACAATTGCATGACATTAATATGATCGTAGCCAACTGTTCAACTCCAGCTAATTATTTCCACATTTTGCGTCGCCAGATCGCCTTGCCTTTCCGCAAGCCTTTGATTATAATGACTCCCAAGTCTCTGTTGCGTCATCCATTAGCAAGAAGTCCATTCAGGGAAATGGCCGAATGTAGTGAATTCAGACGCATAATTCCTGACGAAGGCCCTGCTGCTGAAAACGCaaataatgtgaaaaaagtGCTCTTCTGTACTGGACGTGTTTTCTACGACCTGCTAAAGGCACGCGAGgataagaaattagaaaaagacATCGCCATCGTGCGTGTGGAACAG ATTTCTCCCTTCCCATTCGACTTAGTCAAAGAACAAAGCAACGTATATAAGAATGCCGACTTGTTCTGGGTACAGGAAGAGCACAAGAACCAGGGTGCCTGGACGTATGTGCAACCTCGTTTCTTGACCGCACTAAACCACGATAAAGATATTGG CTCCTCTACCCAGACCACAAGACAAACTAGTGCCGACTCTGCTTCCGATTCCGATTCGAAATCGAAACCGTGGTTGAGTCGCATGTTCGCCAATGAAAAGGCCGACGGCGCCGCAGGCGATCAGAAACCAGTCGACTATTTCGATATGCGCGAAGTTCGTGATATGCAAGGCAATTTCAATAAGCCCGCTGGCATCCAGGACATTTCGCCAAAATACAACTTTGGACGTAAAATTAG cTATATTGGAAGGCCATGCAGCGCTTCTGCTGCCACCGGCTCCAAGGTGCAGCACACCCGTGAGCTTAACGCACTGCTCAACGATGCTACGACGGTCTAA